Genomic window (Planococcus sp. MSAK28401):
GCAATCCATTTCCCAGCAAATCGAAGGCAAAGAATCGATCGCGCAAGTAGCGGCGATTTCTTCTGGCGACGAGGAAGTCGGCAAATTGATCGCAGAAGCGATGGAGCGCGTTGGCAACGACGGCGTCATCACTTTGGAAGAATCACGCGGCTTCACGACGGAACTTGATGTCGTAGAAGGCATGCAATTCGACCGCGGCTATCAGTCTCCTTACATGGTGACGGATTCCGACAAAATGGAAGCGGTTCTTGAAAACCCGTTCATCCTTGTCACAGACAAGAAGATCGGCAACATCCAGGAAATCCTTCCAGTACTCGAGCAAGTCGTCCAGCAAAGCAAACCGTTACTCATCATCTCTGAAGATGTTGAAGGCGAAGCGTTGGCAACACTTGTCGTGAACAAATTGCGCGGCACATTCAACGCAGTGGCTGTTAAAGCCCCAGGATTCGGCGACCGCAGAAAAGCGATGCTCGAAGACATTGCAGCACTCACTGGCGCTGAAGTGATTACAGAAGACCTCGGTCTTGACCTGAAATCCACAAACATCACACAACTTGGACGCGCAGCGAAAGTCGTTGTTTCGAAAGACAACACAACGATCGTTGAAGGCAATGGCGATTCCGAGAAAATCATCGCTCGCGTGGCACAGATCCGCAGCCAATTGGAAGAAACAACTTCTGAATTCGACCGCGAAAAACTGCAGGAGCGCCTAGCGAAACTTGCTGGCGGTGTCGCAGTCATCAAAGTCGGCGCAGCAACTGAAACAGAACTTAAAGAGCGTAAACTGCGCATCGAAGACGCATTGAACGCAACACGCGCAGCGGTTGAAGAAGGCATCGTAGCAGGCGGCGGTACAGCGCTTATCAATGTCTACAACCAAGTGGCGAAAATCGCGGCAGAGCAAGAAGGCGACGTCGCGACAGGCATCAACATCGTGCTCCGTGCACTTGAAGAGCCGGTTCGCCAAATCGCAACGAACGCTGGCCTTGAAGGCTCGATCATCGTTCACCGTTTGAAAACCGAAGAAGTCGGCATCGGCTACAACGCGGCAACAGGCGAATGGGTCAACATGCTTGAGCAAGGCATCGTAGACCCAACGAAAGTGACGCGTTCAGCACTACAAAACGCAGCATCCGTTGCAGCGATGTTCCTAACAACTGAAGCAGTCGTAGCAGACCTGCCAGAACCAGCACAAGCTGGCGGTGGCATGCCCGATATGGGCGGCATGGGCGGCATGATGTAAAAAGAACTCCCAAACCTTGTTATTACAGGGTTTCGGGAGTTTTCTTTTTGTTTCGGGCAACAATGGATTTCAAAAAATATCTATTAAAGTTTTTTAGTCATTTCCGAGAGGTGACTGCTGAATAGCTCGGAAGCTTTACTTTTTACGTTTTTCGTCATGTGGGCATAAACCTTCATGATCATGTTAGTATCTGAGTGCCCCACACGGCGTTGAATTTCTGCTTCAAGCAGTAAATAGACGTTCGTATGGAAAAGACTATGAGAGGTAATGTGTTTATTAGTGTCTATCATCTTCAGTGCTTTTGCGATCACCAGCAGCATTCTCCAGGCAATCATTCACTTGGTAATGAATATCATCCAAGTAATTGCGCCGCCAATTAGTTTTATTGCAGGGATGGTCTCTTCTAATCTGGCTATCAGCACCCCGCCACGTTCATAGCAGGTATTATGACATCGATATTCCAGCTGTTTCGCCCGATTGTGGACGTGGTGATGGAAGTATTAAATATCATGACGCAGGTCATTTCAGAAGTTTGGCAGCGAGTAATGGTTTTGACAGGTGGATTGTCCGTCGGTATCAGTCCCATCATCAGTGGGTGCTCAGGCGTCGTATCAGACATATTTAATAATCAACAATTATCAGCGGCGCCATGAATAACGTTTCCAGGCTCATCACGGGTGTGTTCGAGAATATCCGCGGAGCCTGGAAAGGATTGACCACTTTTGTGGATGGAATCTTCAACGGTATCAGCAGCAATGTCCAGGTACTTGTTAATCAGGTCAAAGGCTTTGTGAACGACGTCATCGGCGGCGTGAATGCTGCAGTCAGCCTGATTAACAAAATTCCAGGTGTTAGCATCTCCGCAATTCCGATGCTTTACCGGGGGACGAATGACTGGCAGGGCGGCTTTGCTCGGATGAACGAGGGCGGTCGAGGGGAACTCGTAAACCTTCCGAACGGGGCGCAAGTCATTCCACACGATGTATCGATGAAATACGCTAGAGAAGCTGGCAGAGCATCTTCTGGCGACTCTAAAGGGAATGGACCGAGTGTCTACAATGATGCAGGAGTTCAGGTTCATATTGCGAATTTCGAAAACAATACAGATCGGGATATCGAAACCCTCTCTCACGATCTTGCTTGGCTGACGAAACGAGAAAGAGGACGCATAGATTATTAAAGCGCATAACTTAAAGTCAAAAAGGTTGCATAAAATAAAATTCCAATTTTAAACAGGAATCCCCTTTCTAGGCATAGAATGTTAACATATACGCTTAGAAAGGGGATTTGCAAATGGTAAGAATGGGTATTAACAGAGCTGAAGTGGGACAGCGAGCACTATTGGAAAAATCTTCGTTCAGTAACGAAGAAAGGTGTATATTCCTTTCCCACGCTTCTAAAGATAAAGAGGCTGTAAGAGAAATAGGTAACTATATCATGAACTCAGGAATTGATATTTATCTTGATGAAAATGATATCGATTTACAAACAGCTGCTGAGGCAGGTAACCATAATGAAGTTACTTCATGTATAGAAAAAGGAATTAATAAATCAACAGATATTTTTTGCATTGTTTCTGAAGAAACTAAAAAGTCCTGGTGGGTGCCATATGAAGTGGGATATGGAAAGAAAGCGAAGACCAATCTATATACATTTCTTTTAAGAGACGTCACACACATTCCAAGCTACTTAAAAATATGTGGCATCATTAAAGATAGATGGGACCTAAATAGTGTCTTAGGTGATTTATCTAAGGGGGAGCTTTTGAAGGAGTCTAGCACTTTTGATTACAATTACAATCAAAGAGCGGGGAGTATCGTAAACTATGACGCCGCTAATCACCCACTTAACGAATACGTTCGAGAAATTAGGCATGATTAGGAAGAAAATCAATTCTCGTAAGTTATTGGAGGTAATAAGATGAGTCGTACACCTAATAAATTCACGGTTTCTTTAGGTATACCTAACATGGCTAGCATTTCCGGAGAATGGGAGCCTAATGAAAATCAACAGGACGCTTCTTGGGAGATTTACGTAGAACTTGTTACTCGAGTCTCGGTGGTAGGTCTTAAAGAAGATGAGGGCAACGTTAGGGAGGCCCTTTCATCTCTGTATGCTATTTTTGCCGAAACGAGAGGGATTCTTAAGAGATATGGGCCGGGTATTGCGATTTCTCCGGGGAAAGGTGATTTGTCTTTGGGTTATATAGCGGTGAGTGTCCTGAATGATTTTCTCAGGCCGTTTTTAACTAAATGGCATCCTATACTCTTATCTCATGAAGAAACTCGTAATGAAGGGGTTTCGCTTATGAATCATTACAAAGTCTGGGAGCGAGATGATGAGATCAGAGAAGGGCTAAATCAATTATCCGATTTTCTGTACGAGTATTCTAAAATTCTGGCTAAAGGCGCTGGAATACCGCCATTAGTTGAAAAAAGTATCTAAGTAAACGTAAAGTAAGTGTCGGAGTTATATCTAGGGAAGAAGTTAATTATACAAGGGGTTGTTTTAAGTGGAGGCATGGTTGATTCCAGGAGAGTTAAAAGTTAATATCGAAGCAGATACCTATTTCAGAGATGAAAAGGACGTTTATGACATCAAAGATACTTTGACGGAAGAGGAGTTTGAAAAGTTTAAAGACTTTCTTGTAGCCATATCCATAAGTGAAGAGCAGTATTTCACCCTAGAAATTGATGGCTCACCAAGTCTAGTCAGATTCGGACTTATCAGTCATAGAAAAACAGATGACGGTGTGCGTATTAAAGGGCCAATTGTATCAAGCTTTTTTGACGAGAAGCAGGAAGAAAAAGATTATGGTGATAACTTCAGTGTCAATATAGAAGATCGAACTTTAATTAATGAGCTTCGGTTTGAACGTTTGACAGCCAAACTTATTGAAAAGGGGTACCTGACTGAGGATGAAGCGGGAGAGATAGTAAAGTTTCCTTCAGAGAATTTCGTACGAAAAGCAATCGAATACAGAACATTTTAGCCTTAGCGCTTCCAATCCGGAGGCGTTTTTCTTATGTCGTAAAACGGTAAATAACCTGAAAGTTGGTGGTAAATGGTGAAACTGACAGTCAAGCAGCAACGATTTGCAGACGAGTACATCCGGCTCGGAGAGATTACTCAAGCAGCAGTAAACGCAGGATACAATCCGAAAAGCGCATATAAAACAGGAAGCGAAAACCTCAGAAAACCCCTAATCGAATCTTATATAAACAGGAGTATGGAGAAATTGAAGAAGGAGTACCTAGCAGAACAGGACGAAGTACTGTAATTTCTGACGAGCGTGGTAAGGGGATGAGCGAGCAGCACTACGTTAGTCGGTCTTGGAATGGGATTATAGTGAACGGGCGTCTGTTCGGAGTATAGAAATATAACAGTAACCGGCTGCAATGATTTCAAAAAAAGGAGGAGTGATCCCTAGTGAAGCAACAGAAACCTTATATACCGCCGCATGTACTTAGTGCTATGTGGCAGTTCATGCTCAAGACTTCAGTTCCTCGTATCCTTGCAGAAGAGCAGAAAAGAAGAGTGGAAGAAAAATTAAAGTGAAAAATGTGTAATTAGAAGGATGTCAGTTAAAGTTCTCTTGAAAACTACTGGACATACAGAGAGAGGAGTACGAATTAATTATTTATGTATTACGCCCGCTCCGGCCAGTCCATGTAAAAAACTGAATTTCCATCCAAATTAGACTGCTGATTACCCAGGCACACCCCCATAAAAGAAGTCCTTGAAATGCCGAGAAAGTACCTGTTTCAAGCAGCGCCTTTCTCCACCTGAAATGGACTTCCTTATAAGGAGAGTAGTAGGCGTTGTTTTTCGTCAATATATCCAGTTTTCCCAAGGGTTTAATGGGGTGTGGGTTACACAGCCCCTAGTTACACACCCCTAAACGGGAGGCTCAGAGGGGTGTGTAAGACGGGAGTAAATGAGTTTTTCTGATAGAAGAATTCTAGTAGAGGAAATTCGCAGAAGGTAAGAGAATACTTAGGTATAAATATAAAACCAAAAGGGATAGTGATTGCTGAAAAAAGCCGGAAAGGATGAATTGAATGAAAAGCAAAAAACCCGATATTTCTCCGCAGACCCTCGAAGCCATGCGACAGTTTATGCTTAAAACTTCTGTGCCTCGTATTCTTGCAGAGGAGCAGAAAAGAAGGGATCTCCTGAAAAAGGAAGAAGGCGAATCCGGATGCAAAAACTAAACGTCGAGCTTTCAGTCGAGATACCAGCTGAATACGTATTGATCACTAAAGTAGAATACGAAGAATTGAAAGGCAATGAGCTGCGCGGCGTTTACTGGAATATAAAAGAGCTTGAGAAGCGTACAGGCAGGAAGGCCACATGGTTGAAAGAAAACGTGCTCTATCCAGAGAAATTCAGAAAAGTGTTGGATATCGAGCACGGAGGCTTTGTGGCTTATCCGAAGACTAAGGGGCAGCCTTGGGCGTTTCAAGCTAAGAGAATGAGTGATTTTTTGGATGAGAGATTTTCTCGTATATTTCTCTGAGACGAAAGAAATTCCAGGGAAGGAGGTGCTTAATTGCCGTTCATTGAAGTGAAGGTAGATGTCAATCACGATGAAATTCGCAAACAGGTTAATGATCGAATCGACAAGGCTATCCAGGAGACTCTCTTCTTGTGGGACATAAACGAGATGGCCAAACGCACGTGCATGGGCAAGACGTTTCTCGAAGAAGAGTTTCTGCGCGATCCACGCATGAAGTTGCTGGAACGGCGGAAGGGGAAAGGTAAGCGGTTTTGGTTTTACGAACAGAGCTTAACGGTCATGCAGCAAATCATGGAAGAGTGGTAGCAAAATAAACGCGTGGACAGACGCTATTGTTTTAAAAATGTAAGGAGGACACCTCGTTGAAAAGAGATATGGAATACGTAAGAAAGCTATTAATTGATTTCTCTGAGGGCAAAGGAAGAGGAGATTTTAAAACATTTACCTTCGAGAGTGATAAAATGGCAGTCTCGCAACATTTAAAATACGAGTATCATTTGAAAATAATGGAGCAGGCTGGCTTAATAACCTATAAAAAGCGAAGTTATAAAAGTGGATTCGCGTTATTGAATGCCCCGGAGTTAACTTGGTACGGACAGGATTATTTAAGTGCTATTGAGAGTGATACAGTATGGAAGAAAATTAAGGTTACTATCAAAGAGAAAGGCTTGGAGACTGGGCAGGTTACGTTTGAGGTATTTAAAGAACTAGCCAAAGCTAAAATGAAGGAAACTTTCGGTTTAATTTAATTGCGGTGAGTAGTAATAAAAATTTTAACTATCTTGAAACTTTTCTTCCATTTATTCGTAATTATATGTATCAAATGAAATGGGGGAAATATTATTATTACTTATAACGCTTCAGAAACCAAACAAGCTGTAAAGTTTTTTGAGAACAACCTCGAATTCTTAGGGAAGGTTCAATCAATTGAGCATAAGCGATTGAAATCTGAAACTATGTACCAGACCATCATCAAAGGTACGGAAGAAACATTAACGATTAACGACGGATTGTCTTCTGGGTATGCTGGCGAAGGGCCAAGAGGACTTGTTAAAGTGCTGGAGAGATTGGGTGTTGAAAGTTCTGATGCAGAGTATTATGCCAAAGATAGAGATACTCACAAAAAAGGTTTTATCCTCGAACTTAAATAGAAGTGATTAAACGAGTTTCCGAGTGGATGCTCGTTTTTATTATTACTTTGATATATTCCCACACAGATAGAATCATTGCATTTAAAGTTTAAAAAAGATTCTTTCACAAATATTTCACAAGTTTTTTTCGAATGTGTAGGCCTCGCTAAAACGCATTGAAAGTGGCCTAGAGGGACAATAAGTTTAAAAGCAACTAATGTACTATTTTAATGAAAAAACCTCTCTATAGTGGTTCTAAAGGTCTCTGGGGTACTAAATGCGTAAGGAAAAGCTATAACAACTCTTCCTGACATATCGGTATTTCAAATGGAAATTTATGGAGTGTACAATTAGGCTATCGGTGGTATAGAATATGTATACAGCAGGTATACGGTAGTCTTTAGAGGTGTTTGAGGTAGTTTACTCGCACCTTTTTCGTGTATTCTAAACTGTATTAATGTATGCATGAATGTATTAATGGAGGTATATAAATGCCTAAAGTAACTAATTTTGTATTTTGTGAGCCGGGACAATTTAAGCCGGGTTCATCACAGATCCCATTTATAGAAGGAGTTTCAACTTCTAGTAGTTTATTTGGGTTCGCTATTTTGTACTCAATTACTAGTTTTTCTAGATTCGAGGATCATAATGTATTTCTTAGTATAAAAGATCCTCACGAGGAAGAACTGATTAAAACTGAAGAGTTTACTATCGAAAAAAGCGAAGACGTTAGTGGTGACTTATCAAGAGAGTTTCCATCGAAAGAGCTACTGAATGGTGCAACAATGGCTATAGAATTTAATGATGTTGAATATAGAGGCCAAGGTTTGTACAAGGTAGAAGTGTTCTTCGATGGAGAATTATTAGGTGAATTTTTCCTCCCTGTTATCTTAAGAAAGGAGAGTGAAAAGGAATGAGCGGAATAGGAGCAACAAGCGTCGCTGTTAACGAGAGAAGTTTTATAGATACTTTTATAAAAACAACTGCTGTTTTAGTGGTAGTTGCATCTACTTCGGGAATCTATACGAATGTTCATGTTTTAAAGGATCAAGAGTTAAGTAGTAAACAAAAAACCGCACCAAGTGTTGAAGTTAAGAGACACAACTTATTTTCCTCTGCGAAACCTAATGTTCTAGAAAAACCTAAGCCTAGATTAATAAATTTGACAGAGATGAATAAACCTATATATCAGAGTTCCTTATTAGAGGCTAAAAATGTAGAAGAGAATGACTTTGTATATGC
Coding sequences:
- a CDS encoding toll/interleukin-1 receptor domain-containing protein, with amino-acid sequence MVRMGINRAEVGQRALLEKSSFSNEERCIFLSHASKDKEAVREIGNYIMNSGIDIYLDENDIDLQTAAEAGNHNEVTSCIEKGINKSTDIFCIVSEETKKSWWVPYEVGYGKKAKTNLYTFLLRDVTHIPSYLKICGIIKDRWDLNSVLGDLSKGELLKESSTFDYNYNQRAGSIVNYDAANHPLNEYVREIRHD
- a CDS encoding terminase small subunit → MVKLTVKQQRFADEYIRLGEITQAAVNAGYNPKSAYKTGSENLRKPLIESYINRSMEKLKKEYLAEQDEVL
- the groL gene encoding chaperonin GroEL (60 kDa chaperone family; promotes refolding of misfolded polypeptides especially under stressful conditions; forms two stacked rings of heptamers to form a barrel-shaped 14mer; ends can be capped by GroES; misfolded proteins enter the barrel where they are refolded when GroES binds), encoding MAKDIKFSEDARSLMLQGVDKLADAVKVTLGPKGRNVVLEKKFGTPLITNDGVTIAKEIELENAFENMGAKLVAEVASKTNDIAGDGTTTATVLAQAMIREGLKNVTAGANPVGIRRGIELAVESAVTGLQSISQQIEGKESIAQVAAISSGDEEVGKLIAEAMERVGNDGVITLEESRGFTTELDVVEGMQFDRGYQSPYMVTDSDKMEAVLENPFILVTDKKIGNIQEILPVLEQVVQQSKPLLIISEDVEGEALATLVVNKLRGTFNAVAVKAPGFGDRRKAMLEDIAALTGAEVITEDLGLDLKSTNITQLGRAAKVVVSKDNTTIVEGNGDSEKIIARVAQIRSQLEETTSEFDREKLQERLAKLAGGVAVIKVGAATETELKERKLRIEDALNATRAAVEEGIVAGGGTALINVYNQVAKIAAEQEGDVATGINIVLRALEEPVRQIATNAGLEGSIIVHRLKTEEVGIGYNAATGEWVNMLEQGIVDPTKVTRSALQNAASVAAMFLTTEAVVADLPEPAQAGGGMPDMGGMGGMM
- a CDS encoding DUF771 domain-containing protein, with the translated sequence MQKLNVELSVEIPAEYVLITKVEYEELKGNELRGVYWNIKELEKRTGRKATWLKENVLYPEKFRKVLDIEHGGFVAYPKTKGQPWAFQAKRMSDFLDERFSRIFL
- a CDS encoding DUF2513 domain-containing protein gives rise to the protein MKRDMEYVRKLLIDFSEGKGRGDFKTFTFESDKMAVSQHLKYEYHLKIMEQAGLITYKKRSYKSGFALLNAPELTWYGQDYLSAIESDTVWKKIKVTIKEKGLETGQVTFEVFKELAKAKMKETFGLI